Proteins encoded in a region of the Candidatus Angelobacter sp. genome:
- a CDS encoding zinc ribbon domain-containing protein, with protein MPEATAQKKLSCPACGGEAQWNPAKQALICPYCGATSPAQIELSATGEETVKEHDLASALRNIPDDQRGWQVKRVSVKCQSCQAISVFDPAHVSQRCDFCGSTALVPYEEIKEAFRPESLLPMKLAESQVRDSIRQWYRTRWFAPNKLKTRALTDTVRGLYVPYWTFDAQVHAEWTAESGYYYYETETYTDANGRTQTRQVQRVRWVPSSGALDHFFDDELVPASRGVQPDLLGGVEPFPTKELVGYQPGFLSGWVVERYQIDLLAAARNSREQMDAKLNGMCASQVPGDTHRNLQVYPNYSGQTFKHILVPIWLLSYDYGRRAFQVVINGYTGAIAGRYPKSWIKITLAVLAALAAAGVIALLTHR; from the coding sequence ATGCCTGAAGCCACCGCTCAAAAAAAACTCTCCTGCCCGGCCTGCGGCGGCGAGGCGCAATGGAACCCTGCCAAACAGGCGCTCATTTGTCCGTATTGCGGCGCGACGTCGCCAGCGCAGATCGAGTTGAGCGCCACCGGCGAGGAGACCGTCAAGGAGCACGACCTCGCCTCCGCCTTGCGCAACATCCCCGACGATCAGCGCGGGTGGCAGGTGAAGAGAGTTTCCGTAAAGTGCCAGAGCTGCCAGGCCATCTCGGTGTTTGATCCCGCACACGTCAGCCAGCGCTGCGATTTCTGCGGATCGACCGCCCTGGTGCCTTATGAGGAAATCAAGGAGGCGTTCCGGCCCGAAAGCCTGTTGCCGATGAAACTGGCCGAATCGCAGGTGCGCGATTCCATTCGTCAGTGGTATCGCACGCGGTGGTTCGCGCCGAACAAGCTCAAGACCCGGGCGCTCACCGATACGGTGCGTGGTCTGTATGTCCCCTATTGGACGTTCGACGCCCAGGTTCATGCCGAATGGACCGCCGAGTCCGGCTATTACTATTACGAGACCGAAACCTACACTGACGCGAACGGCAGGACACAGACCCGGCAGGTACAGCGTGTCCGCTGGGTGCCAAGTTCCGGAGCGCTCGACCACTTCTTCGACGACGAACTGGTGCCGGCCTCGCGCGGCGTGCAACCGGACCTGTTGGGCGGCGTCGAACCGTTCCCCACGAAGGAACTGGTCGGATATCAACCGGGATTCCTCTCCGGCTGGGTGGTGGAGCGGTACCAGATTGATCTTCTCGCCGCGGCGCGCAACTCACGAGAGCAGATGGACGCCAAGCTGAATGGCATGTGCGCGTCTCAGGTGCCGGGCGACACCCACCGCAACCTGCAGGTTTACCCGAATTATTCCGGACAGACGTTCAAGCACATCCTCGTGCCGATCTGGCTGCTGAGTTACGACTATGGCCGGCGCGCGTTTCAGGTGGTGATCAACGGCTATACGGGAGCCATCGCGGGCCGGTATCCGAAGAGTTGGATCAAAATTACACTGGCGGTGCTGGCAGCGCTGGCGGCTGCCGGAGTAATCGCCTTGCTCACCCACCGCTGA
- a CDS encoding pyrimidine/purine nucleoside phosphorylase, translated as MSTIPTQFTNVTAVAKANVYFDGKVVSHSVLFPGDSKKTLGLIYPGKFHFGTDKAERMEIVAGSCGVKLDGQSETIIYAMGQTFEVPAKSGFDIEVKSGICEYICSFLG; from the coding sequence ATGTCAACCATCCCAACTCAGTTCACCAACGTCACCGCCGTCGCCAAGGCCAATGTTTATTTCGACGGCAAGGTCGTCAGTCATTCCGTTCTCTTCCCCGGCGACAGCAAAAAGACGCTGGGTCTGATTTATCCCGGCAAGTTCCACTTCGGTACAGACAAGGCCGAGCGCATGGAGATCGTGGCCGGGAGCTGCGGGGTGAAACTCGATGGACAATCGGAAACCATCATTTACGCGATGGGTCAGACATTTGAGGTTCCCGCGAAGTCCGGCTTTGATATCGAAGTGAAGTCCGGAATCTGCGAATACATCTGTTCGTTTCTCGGGTAG
- a CDS encoding SPFH and helix-turn-helix domain-containing protein codes for MGLLNYLKTQLLDIIQWEDDSRDTLSWRFPDDDKEIKRGAQLIVRESQTVQFIYLGQFGDTFGPGKYSLVTDNIPILSTLKGWKYGFESPFKADVYFVNTRLFTGNKWGTSNPVMLRDSDFGVARVRAFGTFDFKIVDVKTFLKEVAGTDNHFRLDEFQDTMRSRLVSVFSDALATSKVPVLDVATRYTELGEALLPLINPQTTVKYGIEIASFIVENVSVPPEVEQAIDKRSSMAAVGNLNDYVKFQMAEAMGKGGGEAGGMAGTAAGLGAGLAMGQQMMAAMNAPQSTPPAAPPVIGSTPPPLAPPGGGVPELLGPAEAARALGVTEADVIATLEKGELKGKKIGSQWRITRQALEEFLKV; via the coding sequence ATGGGACTGCTGAACTATCTGAAAACACAACTGCTGGACATCATCCAGTGGGAGGACGATTCGCGCGACACGCTGTCATGGCGCTTCCCTGACGACGACAAGGAAATCAAGCGCGGCGCTCAACTCATCGTGCGCGAGTCGCAAACCGTACAGTTTATTTACCTCGGCCAGTTCGGCGACACGTTCGGCCCGGGCAAATACTCTCTCGTCACCGACAACATCCCGATCCTGTCCACGCTCAAAGGTTGGAAATACGGCTTCGAATCGCCGTTCAAGGCGGATGTTTACTTCGTCAATACGCGGCTTTTCACCGGCAACAAGTGGGGGACAAGCAATCCGGTGATGCTGCGCGATTCGGATTTCGGCGTGGCGCGCGTGCGCGCGTTCGGGACGTTCGATTTCAAGATCGTGGACGTAAAAACATTCCTGAAAGAAGTCGCGGGCACGGACAATCATTTCCGGCTCGACGAATTTCAGGACACGATGCGCTCCCGTCTGGTGAGTGTGTTCAGCGACGCGCTGGCGACGTCGAAAGTGCCGGTCCTGGATGTCGCGACGCGCTATACCGAATTGGGCGAAGCGCTGCTGCCACTGATCAATCCTCAGACGACCGTGAAGTACGGAATCGAGATTGCCAGCTTCATCGTCGAGAACGTCTCGGTGCCGCCGGAAGTCGAGCAAGCCATCGACAAACGCTCAAGCATGGCGGCCGTCGGAAATCTCAACGATTACGTGAAGTTTCAAATGGCCGAAGCGATGGGCAAAGGCGGCGGCGAAGCAGGCGGCATGGCCGGCACGGCAGCGGGACTGGGCGCAGGTCTGGCAATGGGCCAACAAATGATGGCCGCGATGAACGCGCCGCAATCCACACCGCCCGCCGCTCCGCCAGTGATCGGATCAACGCCTCCGCCGCTCGCACCGCCCGGCGGCGGAGTTCCTGAATTGCTCGGCCCCGCCGAAGCGGCCCGCGCTCTTGGGGTAACCGAAGCCGACGTAATCGCGACGCTCGAGAAGGGAGAACTGAAGGGCAAGAAAATCGGCAGCCAGTGGCGGATTACGCGACAGGCGTTGGAGGAGTTTTTGAAGGTGTAA
- the rpiB gene encoding ribose 5-phosphate isomerase B encodes MKIAIGSDHAGFEYKEKIKTLLQELGHEARDFGTFSTEPVDYPVFIRPVAEAVARGEFDRGIVLGGSGNGEAIVANKVTGIRCALCWSLDTARWARQHNDANVLSIGQRTIPLELALEIVKVWLDTPFAGGRHLRRIRQIEPSA; translated from the coding sequence GTGAAGATCGCCATCGGCTCCGATCACGCCGGATTTGAATACAAGGAGAAGATCAAAACCCTGCTCCAGGAACTCGGTCACGAGGCTCGCGATTTCGGCACGTTCAGCACTGAGCCGGTGGATTACCCGGTCTTCATAAGGCCGGTCGCCGAAGCCGTGGCGCGGGGAGAATTTGATCGCGGAATTGTGCTCGGCGGATCAGGGAATGGCGAAGCCATCGTTGCGAACAAGGTCACGGGTATCCGTTGCGCGCTGTGCTGGAGCCTCGATACCGCCCGCTGGGCGCGCCAGCATAACGACGCGAACGTCCTGTCCATCGGCCAGCGGACGATTCCTTTGGAGCTGGCTTTGGAGATCGTGAAGGTGTGGCTGGACACGCCGTTCGCCGGCGGACGGCATTTGCGGCGCATCCGGCAGATCGAGCCTTCGGCGTGA